The following are encoded together in the Parabacteroides chongii genome:
- a CDS encoding efflux transporter outer membrane subunit, with the protein MKKIIVLTTATALLSSCGIYTKYQPATTTPDNLYGEEVVVDDTTNFGNINWRELFTDPQLQTLIEQGLQNNTDLLSAQLRVEEAEASLLSAKLAFLPSLALTPQGTVSSFDGGKATQTYTLPVTASWELDIFGRLRNAKQQAKALYAQSKDYQQAIRTQLIAGIANTYYTLLMLDEQLLISQQTEESWKEAVASTRALMDAGLANEAATSQMEAAYYSVQTSIVNLKEQINQVENSLSLLLAETPRRYERGKLAEQQFPEDVAVGIPMQLLANRPDVRSAERSLEQAFYATNQARAAFYPSIVLSGSAGWTNSAGGMIVNPGKFLASAVGSLTQPLFNKGQITAQYRIAKAQQEEASLAFQQALLNAGSEVNDALVACQSSKAKTALYEKQITSLEKALESTSLLMEYGTNTYLEVLTARQSLLSAQLSQTANRFTEIQSMINLYHALGGGRE; encoded by the coding sequence ATGAAGAAAATAATTGTATTGACAACCGCAACTGCCTTACTTAGCAGTTGCGGCATATACACCAAATATCAACCGGCTACAACAACTCCGGATAATTTATACGGAGAAGAGGTGGTCGTCGATGATACAACAAACTTCGGTAATATCAACTGGCGGGAACTTTTTACAGACCCGCAGCTGCAAACACTTATCGAACAGGGGTTGCAAAACAATACAGACCTTTTGTCCGCCCAACTGAGAGTGGAAGAAGCGGAAGCATCATTGCTGTCGGCAAAACTGGCCTTTTTGCCTTCACTGGCCCTTACTCCACAAGGAACAGTAAGCAGTTTCGATGGTGGCAAAGCAACTCAAACATATACATTGCCTGTCACTGCCAGCTGGGAATTAGACATTTTCGGACGTCTGCGCAATGCCAAGCAACAAGCAAAAGCGTTATACGCCCAAAGCAAAGACTATCAGCAGGCCATCCGTACCCAACTGATTGCCGGAATAGCAAACACCTATTATACGCTATTGATGCTGGACGAGCAGTTATTAATCTCTCAACAAACGGAAGAGTCCTGGAAAGAGGCGGTAGCTTCTACTCGTGCATTGATGGATGCCGGTTTAGCAAACGAGGCAGCCACTTCACAAATGGAAGCTGCCTACTACAGTGTGCAAACATCCATAGTCAACCTGAAAGAACAAATCAATCAGGTAGAAAACAGCCTTTCGTTATTGCTTGCTGAAACTCCTCGTCGGTACGAGCGCGGCAAATTGGCCGAACAGCAGTTCCCGGAAGATGTAGCTGTCGGAATCCCTATGCAGTTGTTGGCAAACCGTCCTGATGTCCGTTCAGCCGAACGTTCATTGGAACAGGCTTTCTATGCAACAAATCAAGCGCGTGCAGCTTTCTACCCCTCTATCGTGTTGAGCGGAAGCGCCGGTTGGACCAACTCGGCCGGAGGCATGATTGTCAATCCGGGTAAATTCCTGGCATCGGCTGTCGGTTCATTGACGCAGCCTTTGTTCAACAAAGGACAAATCACAGCTCAATATCGCATAGCCAAAGCCCAGCAGGAAGAAGCCAGCCTGGCATTCCAGCAGGCTCTTTTGAATGCCGGAAGTGAAGTCAACGATGCATTGGTGGCTTGCCAAAGCAGCAAAGCAAAGACAGCCTTGTACGAGAAACAAATTACGTCTTTGGAAAAAGCGTTGGAGAGTACCTCCTTATTGATGGAATACGGAACAAATACCTATCTGGAGGTACTGACAGCCCGTCAATCACTGTTAAGTGCACAATTGTCACAAACCGCCAACCGGTTCACCGAGATACAAAGCATGATAAACCTCTATCATGCGTTGGGTGGCGGCAGAGAATAA
- a CDS encoding efflux RND transporter permease subunit: protein MKGNIFIKRPVMAISISILILAIGLISLFTLPVEQYPDIAPPTVHVSASYTGADADAVMNSVIMPLEESINGVENMMYMTSTATNAGSATIEVYFKQGTDPDMAAVNVQNRVTKAQGLLPAEVTRIGVSTQKRQTSFLQIDALVSSNGRYDKTFLGNYLDINVVPRIKRIEGVGDVMELGDTYSMRIWLNPERMAQYGLIPSDVTSILGEQNIEAPTGSLGENSKNVFQYTMKYRGRLKSVEEFQNIVVRAQEDGSVLRLKDVAKVELGTLSYGFDSQMDGKPAVTFLIYQVAGSNATEVNERIAAELKEIEKELPAGMEFITMMSSNDFLFASIYNVVETLIVAIILVILVVYFFLQDFKSTLIPSIAIIVSLIGTFACLTAAGFTINILTLFALVLAIGTVVDDAIVVVEAVQAKFDAGYQSAYQATKDAMGDVTMAVISCTCVFMAVFIPVTFMGGTSGIFYTQFGVTMATSVGLSMICALTLCPALCAMMMRPSDGTKSAKSFNGRVRAAYNASFNAVLGKYKKGVMFFIHHRWMVWVGIVGAIVLLGWLISSTKTGLVPQEDQGTIMANVAIAPGSTLAETTKVLDKVEDILKNTPEIEHYSRVAGYGFLAGQGTSYGMAIIRLKDWSERKGSEHVSDAVITRLNAQFAQIKEAQIFCFQPGMIPGYGMGNSIELNLQDRTGGDMGTFYQKAMQYIGALNQRPEVAMAYTSYAMNFPQIAVDVDAAKCKRAGISPSTVLDVLGSYCGGAYVSNYNQFGKVYRVMSQASPEYRLDEQALNNMFVRNGTEMAPISQFVTLKRVLGPEVANRFNLFSCITVNVNPVPGYSTGEVQKAIEEVAAQMLPTGYGYEYGGMAREEASSGGSQTLFIYAVCILLIYLILACLYESFLVPWAVILSVPFGLMGSFLFAKLFGLENNIYLQTGVIMLIGLLAKTAILITEFAIERRRQGMGIVESAYSAAQARLRPILMTVLTMIFGMLPLMFASGAGANGNSSLGTGVVGGMAVGTLALLFVVPVFYIIFEYLQEKIRPPMEVETDVQVALEKQKSQAERDSLNNENN, encoded by the coding sequence ATGAAAGGAAATATTTTTATCAAACGGCCTGTTATGGCCATATCTATCTCCATTCTTATTTTGGCGATAGGACTCATTTCGCTCTTTACCTTGCCGGTCGAGCAATATCCGGATATTGCCCCTCCTACGGTCCATGTATCGGCAAGCTATACCGGAGCAGATGCTGATGCTGTGATGAACAGTGTCATTATGCCACTGGAAGAAAGTATCAATGGTGTGGAAAATATGATGTACATGACTTCCACTGCCACCAATGCAGGTTCGGCGACTATCGAAGTGTACTTCAAACAAGGGACAGACCCCGATATGGCAGCCGTCAACGTCCAAAACCGTGTAACGAAAGCACAAGGTTTATTACCTGCCGAAGTAACCCGTATCGGTGTCAGCACACAGAAACGTCAGACCAGTTTCTTACAAATCGATGCACTTGTCAGTTCAAACGGACGCTATGACAAGACATTCCTCGGAAACTACCTGGATATTAACGTTGTGCCACGTATCAAACGTATCGAAGGCGTTGGTGACGTTATGGAGTTGGGCGATACCTATAGTATGCGTATCTGGTTGAATCCCGAACGTATGGCTCAATATGGATTGATACCCTCAGACGTGACTTCTATTCTGGGAGAACAAAATATCGAAGCACCTACCGGTTCATTAGGTGAAAACTCAAAGAATGTATTCCAATACACCATGAAATATCGCGGACGTTTGAAAAGCGTGGAAGAATTTCAAAACATCGTTGTCCGTGCCCAAGAAGATGGCTCCGTGTTGCGTCTGAAAGATGTGGCCAAAGTAGAATTGGGAACATTGAGCTATGGTTTCGACAGTCAGATGGACGGTAAACCTGCCGTAACATTCTTAATTTACCAAGTGGCAGGTTCTAATGCGACAGAAGTAAACGAACGCATTGCCGCCGAATTGAAAGAGATAGAAAAGGAATTGCCCGCCGGTATGGAATTTATCACGATGATGAGTTCCAACGACTTCCTTTTCGCTTCTATATATAATGTAGTAGAGACATTGATCGTCGCCATCATACTTGTAATCTTGGTGGTATATTTCTTCCTGCAGGACTTCAAGAGTACGCTTATTCCTTCTATCGCCATCATTGTTTCACTGATCGGTACATTTGCTTGCTTAACAGCTGCCGGGTTCACAATCAACATCCTGACCCTGTTTGCATTGGTGCTTGCCATCGGTACGGTGGTGGATGATGCCATCGTGGTGGTAGAAGCCGTACAAGCCAAATTCGATGCCGGTTATCAATCTGCTTATCAGGCAACAAAAGATGCGATGGGGGATGTAACCATGGCCGTTATATCTTGTACGTGTGTGTTTATGGCCGTGTTTATTCCTGTTACTTTTATGGGAGGAACATCCGGTATCTTCTATACGCAGTTTGGCGTAACGATGGCAACCTCCGTAGGTCTTTCGATGATTTGTGCCTTGACACTCTGTCCGGCTCTTTGTGCCATGATGATGCGTCCTAGCGATGGAACCAAGAGTGCCAAAAGTTTCAACGGACGGGTGCGCGCCGCTTATAATGCTTCGTTCAACGCCGTATTGGGCAAATACAAAAAAGGAGTGATGTTCTTTATCCACCACCGTTGGATGGTGTGGGTTGGTATAGTAGGAGCTATCGTCTTATTAGGATGGTTGATCAGCAGTACCAAAACAGGTCTTGTTCCTCAGGAAGACCAAGGAACTATCATGGCCAACGTGGCGATTGCTCCGGGTAGTACGCTGGCAGAGACAACCAAGGTGTTGGACAAGGTGGAAGACATCCTCAAAAACACCCCTGAAATAGAACACTACTCCCGAGTAGCCGGCTACGGTTTCCTGGCTGGTCAGGGTACATCTTACGGTATGGCTATCATCCGTTTGAAAGACTGGAGTGAGCGTAAAGGCAGCGAACATGTTTCCGATGCCGTAATCACCCGATTGAATGCACAATTCGCTCAAATCAAAGAGGCGCAGATATTCTGCTTCCAGCCGGGTATGATTCCGGGTTACGGTATGGGTAACTCCATTGAGCTTAACTTGCAGGATCGTACCGGAGGGGATATGGGCACGTTCTACCAAAAAGCCATGCAATATATCGGAGCATTAAACCAGCGTCCGGAAGTGGCTATGGCTTATACTTCGTATGCTATGAACTTCCCCCAAATTGCAGTGGATGTAGATGCTGCCAAATGTAAACGTGCGGGTATTTCACCTTCGACAGTGCTTGATGTACTGGGCAGTTATTGCGGTGGTGCCTACGTTTCCAACTACAACCAATTCGGAAAAGTATATCGCGTCATGTCGCAGGCTTCACCGGAATATCGTTTGGATGAACAAGCGCTGAACAACATGTTCGTAAGAAACGGTACAGAAATGGCACCGATTAGCCAGTTTGTAACGCTCAAACGCGTGTTAGGCCCGGAAGTCGCCAACCGTTTCAACCTGTTTAGCTGTATCACAGTGAATGTAAATCCGGTTCCGGGCTATTCTACAGGTGAAGTACAGAAAGCTATTGAAGAGGTGGCCGCACAAATGTTACCTACAGGCTACGGTTACGAATATGGTGGTATGGCACGCGAAGAGGCTAGCAGCGGAGGTTCTCAAACACTCTTTATCTATGCCGTCTGTATCTTGCTTATCTACTTGATTTTGGCTTGTCTTTACGAAAGCTTCCTTGTGCCTTGGGCGGTTATCCTTTCCGTACCGTTTGGCTTGATGGGTTCATTCCTGTTCGCTAAATTATTCGGATTGGAAAACAATATTTACTTGCAGACTGGTGTAATTATGTTAATTGGTCTTTTGGCTAAAACGGCTATTTTGATTACAGAGTTTGCCATCGAGCGTCGCCGCCAGGGAATGGGCATCGTAGAATCGGCCTATTCGGCAGCACAGGCCCGTCTGCGTCCGATCCTGATGACCGTACTTACCATGATTTTCGGTATGCTTCCGCTGATGTTCGCTTCCGGAGCCGGTGCCAACGGTAACAGTTCATTGGGAACAGGCGTTGTCGGTGGTATGGCTGTCGGAACATTGGCCTTATTGTTTGTTGTACCGGTATTCTATATCATTTTCGAGTATCTGCAAGAAAAGATTCGCCCGCCGATGGAAGTGGAAACCGATGTCCAGGTCGCGTTGGAAAAACAAAAAAGCCAAGCCGAGCGCGACAGTTTAAACAATGAAAATAATTAA
- a CDS encoding efflux RND transporter periplasmic adaptor subunit, which translates to MIQAKARWIQLMMIIGCTTMWMTSCKKETSDAQMKASYATMKVSTANRELTMPYSASIRGRQDIDIYPQVSGTIERLCVTEGQVVRKGQLLFVIDQVPYKAALKTAQANVEVAKAALGTAELNYNSTKELFAKKVVSEFNLKTSQNNYLTAKAQLAQAEAQELNAQNNLSYTEVKSPSDGVVGMLPYRAGALVSANIPQPLTTVSDNSNMYVYFSMTENQLLAMSRQYKSMDEALANMPEVTLKLNDQSVYEQKGKIESISGVIDRQTGTVGVRAVFPNESRLLHSGASGNVLIPQTYTDCIVIPQGATVRLQDKTLVYKVVDGKAVSTLITVAEISDGREYIVLDGLKVGEEIVSEGAGLVREGTQVK; encoded by the coding sequence ATGATACAAGCAAAAGCAAGATGGATACAGCTGATGATGATTATTGGTTGTACGACAATGTGGATGACATCCTGTAAAAAAGAGACGTCGGATGCACAGATGAAAGCGTCTTACGCAACAATGAAAGTTTCAACAGCCAATAGGGAGCTGACCATGCCCTATTCAGCGTCTATTCGCGGTCGCCAGGATATAGATATTTATCCGCAAGTATCAGGAACTATCGAACGACTCTGCGTAACAGAAGGACAGGTTGTACGAAAAGGACAGTTACTTTTTGTAATCGACCAAGTACCTTATAAGGCAGCTTTGAAAACGGCTCAAGCCAACGTTGAGGTTGCAAAAGCAGCTTTAGGTACTGCCGAATTGAATTACAACAGCACAAAAGAACTGTTTGCCAAAAAAGTTGTTTCCGAATTCAATCTGAAAACAAGCCAGAACAATTACCTGACAGCCAAAGCGCAACTGGCACAGGCAGAGGCACAGGAGCTAAATGCCCAAAACAACCTTTCTTATACGGAAGTAAAAAGTCCGAGCGACGGAGTAGTCGGTATGCTGCCTTATCGTGCCGGAGCATTGGTCAGTGCCAATATTCCGCAGCCGTTGACAACTGTTTCCGACAATTCAAACATGTATGTGTACTTCTCCATGACGGAAAACCAGCTGTTGGCCATGAGCCGTCAGTACAAAAGCATGGATGAAGCGTTGGCCAATATGCCGGAAGTCACATTGAAACTGAACGACCAGTCTGTTTATGAGCAGAAAGGGAAAATTGAATCCATCAGTGGAGTGATCGACCGCCAAACCGGTACGGTAGGTGTTAGAGCCGTATTCCCGAATGAATCCCGCCTGCTCCATAGCGGAGCATCCGGCAATGTGCTTATTCCGCAAACCTACACAGACTGCATCGTTATCCCGCAAGGCGCAACGGTTCGTTTGCAAGATAAAACCCTTGTTTACAAAGTAGTCGATGGCAAAGCCGTTTCTACATTAATTACCGTAGCCGAAATCAGCGACGGCCGCGAATATATCGTACTTGACGGACTCAAAGTGGGTGAAGAAATTGTATCCGAAGGAGCCGGATTGGTACGTGAAGGAACACAAGTAAAATAA
- a CDS encoding peptidase U32 family protein: protein MNEKDFEIMAPVGSYESLMAAIQGGADSIYFGIEGLNMRSRSSNNFTTDDLRKIVSICKEHSIKSYLTVNTVIYGEDLALMREIIDAAKEAEVSAIIAADVAAMSYANRIGQEVHLSTQLNISNVEALKFYAQFADVVVLARELNLKQVAEIYKQIVEQQITGPRGELIRIEMFAHGALCMAVSGKCYLSLHEMNASANRGACMQICRRGYTVKDKDSNIELDIENQYIMSPKDLKTIHFMNKMMDAGVRVFKIEGRARGPEYVRLVTECYKEAVKAYCSGTYDEEKIAVWDERLKSVFNRGFWDGYYLGQRLGEWSSKYGSGSTKKKVYVAKGIKYFSGIGVAEFEMESGSLKAGDEILITGPTTGAVMQTIDEIRVDLKPVEETVKGERFSFKVSEKVRPSDRLYKMVPNNDKELK from the coding sequence TTGAACGAGAAAGATTTTGAAATAATGGCGCCGGTCGGCTCGTATGAGTCGTTGATGGCAGCTATCCAGGGAGGAGCCGACTCCATCTACTTCGGCATTGAAGGACTGAATATGCGTTCGCGCTCTTCCAATAATTTCACCACGGACGATTTGCGTAAGATTGTCTCCATCTGTAAGGAACACAGCATTAAGAGTTATTTGACGGTTAATACGGTTATTTACGGGGAAGACCTGGCATTGATGCGTGAAATTATCGATGCGGCAAAGGAAGCGGAAGTCTCTGCAATTATTGCGGCAGACGTGGCAGCCATGAGCTATGCGAACCGGATCGGGCAGGAAGTTCACCTGTCTACCCAGCTGAATATATCGAATGTGGAGGCGCTGAAGTTCTATGCCCAGTTTGCCGATGTGGTGGTGCTGGCGCGCGAATTGAATCTGAAACAGGTAGCCGAAATCTACAAACAGATTGTAGAACAGCAGATAACCGGTCCGAGAGGCGAACTGATCCGTATCGAGATGTTTGCCCACGGTGCCTTGTGTATGGCTGTTTCCGGTAAATGCTATTTGAGCCTGCATGAAATGAATGCGTCTGCCAACCGGGGTGCTTGCATGCAGATCTGCCGCCGCGGATATACGGTGAAAGATAAGGACAGCAACATCGAACTGGATATAGAAAATCAATATATCATGTCGCCCAAAGACCTGAAAACGATCCATTTCATGAACAAGATGATGGATGCAGGCGTGCGGGTATTCAAGATCGAAGGCCGTGCCCGCGGACCGGAATATGTGCGTCTCGTGACTGAATGTTATAAAGAAGCAGTGAAGGCTTATTGCAGTGGAACATATGATGAAGAAAAGATCGCCGTCTGGGACGAGCGTCTGAAAAGCGTCTTCAACCGGGGCTTTTGGGACGGCTATTATCTGGGACAGCGTTTGGGTGAATGGAGCAGCAAGTATGGTTCCGGTTCGACCAAAAAGAAAGTATATGTGGCGAAAGGCATCAAATACTTCAGCGGCATCGGTGTGGCTGAATTTGAAATGGAATCGGGCTCGCTGAAAGCGGGAGATGAGATTCTGATCACAGGCCCGACAACCGGTGCGGTGATGCAGACCATCGATGAGATACGTGTCGACCTGAAGCCGGTGGAAGAAACCGTAAAAGGCGAGCGTTTCTCCTTCAAAGTATCTGAAAAGGTACGCCCTTCCGACCGCCTGTATAAAATGGTACCTAACAACGATAAAGAACTGAAATAA